A window from Primulina huaijiensis isolate GDHJ02 chromosome 13, ASM1229523v2, whole genome shotgun sequence encodes these proteins:
- the LOC140991916 gene encoding uncharacterized protein → MGVDYYNILKVNRNATGDDLKKAYRRLAMIWHPDKNVNKQEAEAKFKQISEAYDVLSDPQKRQIYDLYGEEGLKSGQPRTARNRHQGFHHNHQQHPNPNFRFDPRSPDDIYAEIFGENSNGNASSSSNGGGVRRDGYFRSTTINSSEGARKAPPLENVLACSLEELYSGATRKMKISRNVFDGHGKPHLVEEIVTIDIKPGWKKGTKITFPEKGNEEPGVIPADLIFVLDERSHPVYTRDGNDLIVKQEINLLESLTGKTLELTTLDGRNIMVPLTEIIKPGHEVVVPNEGMPISKDPWKKGSLRIQIDVKYPKRLSEAQKHELRRVLGGNT, encoded by the exons ATGGGGGTGGACTACTACAATATCCTCAAGGTCAACCGCAACGCCACCGGAGATGACCTGAAGAAGGCCTACCGCCGCCTCGCCATGATTTGGCATCCCGATAAGAATGTCAACAAGCAAGAAGCCGAGGCCAAATTCAAGCAAATTTCCGAGGCCTACGACGTCTTGAGTGACCCGCAGAAGCGTCAGATCTACGATCTTTATGGAGAGGAAGGCCTAAAATCGGGTCAACCACGCACCGCGCGGAATCGTCATCAGGGTTTTCACCACAATCATCAGCAGCACCCGAACCCGAATTTCCGGTTCGATCCGAGGAGTCCGGATGATATTTACGCGGAAATTTTTGGGGAGAATAGTAATGGGAATGCAAGTAGTAGCAGTAATGGCGGTGGGGTGAGGAGAGATGGGTATTTCAGGAGTACGACGATTAATAGCAGCGAGGGGGCCAGGAAGGCGCCGCCTTTGGAGAACGTGCTCGCATGTAGTTTAGAAGAGTTGTACAGTGGTGCCACCcggaaaatgaaaatttcgaggAATGTTTTTGATGGACATGG CAAGCCTCATTTGGTGGAAGAGATTGTTACCATCGATATAAAACCAGGCTGGAAGAAAGGCACAAAAATAACTTTCCCAGAGAAAGGCAATGAAGAACCTGGCGTCATTCCTGCAGAtcttatttttgttttggaTGAAAGATCTCATCCAGTTTATACAAGGGATGGTAATGATTTGATTGTGAAGCAGGAAATAAATCTTCTCGAATCCCTCACTGGAAAGACTTTGGAGCTTACCACACTAGATGGGAGGAATATAATGGTCCCTTTAACTGAGATTATTAAACCAGGGCATGAGGTTGTTGTCCCTAATGAAGGAATGCCTATTTCCAAGGATCCGTGGAAGAAGGGATCCTTGAGGATCCAAATTGATGTGAAGTACCCTAAAAGGCTTTCCGAAGCACAAAAACATGAATTGAGGCGAGTTTTGGGaggaaatacataa
- the LOC140991489 gene encoding calcium-dependent protein kinase 10-like, translating into MGNCNACIRPSESEHQTPKSHAQKQRQKANGHYPNPYAQSPTTIRVLKDFIPLTKISDKYILGRELGRGEFGVTYLCTDRETREALACKSISKKKLRTAVDIEDVRREVDIMSSLPEHPNVVKLRATYEDNEAVHLVMELCEGGELFDRIVARGHYSERAAAGVAKTVAEVVRMCHQNGVVHRDLKPENFLFANKKENSALKAIDFGLSVFFKPGERFNEIVGSPYYMAPEVLKRNYGPEVDIWSAGVILYILLCGVPPFWAETEQGVALAILRGAIDFKREPWSQVSESAKSLVRQMLEPDPQKRLTAQQVLEHPWIQNAKKAPNVPLGDIVRARLKQFSVMNRFKKKALRVIAEHLSVEEVEVMRDMFALMDTDRDGKVSYEELKAGLRKVGSQLAEPEIKLMMDVADVDGNGVLDYGEFVAVTIHLQRMENDEHFRRAFMFFDRDGSGYIELHELQEALVDDSGETDNDVINDIMREVDTDKDGQISYDEFVAMMKTGTDWRKASRQYSRERFKSLSLNLMKDGSLQLQDGFTGQTVMV; encoded by the exons ATGGGCAACTGCAACGCGTGCATAAGACCTTCGGAATCGGAGCATCAGACTCCCAAATCCCATGCTCAGAAACAACGCCAGAAAGCCAACGGGCACTACCCGAATCCGTACGCCCAATCCCCTACCACGATCCGCGTGCTCAAAGACTTCATTCCCCTTACTAAAATCTCCGACAAGTATATCCTCGGCCGTGAGCTGGGCCGCGGCGAATTCGGGGTCACCTACCTCTGCACCGACCGCGAGACGCGCGAGGCGCTCGCTTGCAAATCGATTTCCAAGAAGAAGCTGCGAACCGCGGTGGATATCGAGGACGTCCGCCGTGAGGTTGATATCATGTCTAGCTTGCCGGAGCACCCGAACGTCGTGAAGCTACGCGCTACATACGAGGATAACGAGGCGGTGCATTTGGTGATGGAGTTGTGTGAGGGTGGGGAGCTTTTTGATAGAATAGTGGCGCGTGGGCATTACAGCGAGAGAGCTGCAGCGGGAGTGGCGAAGACGGTTGCGGAGGTTGTGAGGATGTGTCATCAGAATGGTGTTGTGCATAGAGATTTGAAGCCCGAGAACTTTTTGTTTGCGAATAAGAAGGAGAATTCGGCGCTGAAGGCCATTGATTTTGGGTTGTCTGTGTTTTTCAAGCCTG GTGAAAGGTTCAATGAAATTGTGGGAAGTCCATACTACATGGCACCAGAGGTTTTGAAGCGAAATTATGGACCTGAAGTTGATATTTGGAGTGCTGGTGTTATTCTGTATATTTTGTTGTGTGGCGTTCCTCCATTTTGGGCTG AAACTGAACAGGGGGTTGCACTTGCAATCTTAAGAGGAGCGATCGATTTCAAGAGGGAGCCATGGTCTCAGGTTTCTGAAAGTGCCAAAAGCCTCGTTAGGCAGATGTTGGAACCTGACCCCCAAAAGCGTTTGACTGCACAACAAGTACTTG AACACCCGTGGATTCAAAATGCTAAAAAGGCTCCAAATGTACCGTTGGGAGATATTGTGCGGGCAAGACTTAAGCAGTTTTCTGTTATGAATAGATTCAAGAAGAAAGCACTACGG GTAATTGCAGAACATTTATCTGTTGAAGAAGTCGAAGTTATGAGAGATATGTTTGCATTGATGGATACCGATAGAGATGGCAAAGTATCATATGAGGAACTAAAAGCTGGTCTACGAAAAGTTGGTTCTCAGCTAGCAGAGCCTGAGATAAAGTTGATGATGGATGTG GCTGATGTTGATGGAAATGGAGTTTTGGATTACGGCGAGTTTGTTGCAGTTACTATCCACTTACAGAGGATGGAGAATGACGAGCACTTCCGCAGAGCATTTATGTTCTTTGACAGAGATGGTAGTGGGTATATCGAGCTCCATGAACTACAAGAAGCGTTAGTTGATGACTCAGGTGAAACGGATAATGATGTAATCAATGACATTATGCGGGAGGTTGACACAGACAAG GATGGCCAAATTAGTTACGACGAGTTTGTTGCAATGATGAAAACTGGAACGGATTGGAGAAAGGCGTCCCGACAGTATTCAAGAGAACGTTTCAAAAGCTTGAGCCTCAATCTGATGAAAGATGGCTCTCTTCAGCTCCAGGATGGATTTACAGGTCAAACTGTCATGGTTTAA
- the LOC140991807 gene encoding uncharacterized protein: MAGKRKKSGEDCSESGGEGIEERKTKKMKQEKEALRPSMIKNKEKRSAIHAKLKQQKKVDKRKKVKTREAAERRALELGEEPPPKKTPRTIENTRELDETICKPDDDELFAGNDADEFNDILKQERIPKVLITTCRFNSTRGPGLASDLLSIIPNSHYYKRGTYDLKKIVEYARNRDFTSVMVIHTSRREPDAVLIIGLPDGPTAHFKLSNLVLHKDLKNHGNPTSHKPELVLTNFTTRLGYRVGRLIQSLFPQDPNFRGRRVVTFHNQRDFIFFRHHRYIFETKESKQLESKSKDIKDNEESNAQKKAIARLQECGPRFTLKLTSLQHGTFDTKDGEYEWVHKPDMDTSRRRFFL, translated from the exons ATGGCGGGGAAGCGGAAGAAGAGTGGCGAGGATTGTAGTGAAAGTGGGGGAGAGGGAATAGAAGAAAGGAAAACCAAGAAGATGAAGCAGGAAAAGGAGGCCTTGCGCCCATCGATGATCAAGAACAAGGAGAAGAGGTCAGCCATTCATGCAAAATTGAAGCAACAGAAGAAGGTGGACAAACGGAAGAAGGTCAAGACTCGTGAAGCAGCTGAGAGGAGGGCTCTGGAGCTTGGTGAGGAACCCCCGCCTAAGAAAACCCCTCGCACAATAGAGAACACACGTGAACTGGATGAGACAATATGCAAGCCCGATGATGATGAGCTCTTTGCTGGCAATGATGCTGATGAATTTAATGATATTTTGAAGCAAGAACGGATTCCGAAGGTCTTGATAACCACATGCCGCTTCAATTCGACT AGGGGACCTGGTTTAGCTTCGGATCTTCTTTCTATAATCCCCAATTCTCATTACTACAAGCGAGGAACTTATGACTTGAAAAAG ATTGTCGAGTATGCAAGAAATAGGGATTTCACTTCAGTCATGGTCATCCACACAAGCCGCCGAGAACCAG ATGCTGTTTTAATAATTGGGTTGCCTGATGGTCCTACCGCCCACTTCAAACTTTCAAATCTTGTTTTGCACAAAGACCTTAAG AATCATGGCAACCCAACCAGCCATAAGCCTGAGTTAGTTTTGACTAACTTCACAACACGCTTGGGGTATCGTGTGGGCAG GTTAATACAATCTTTATTTCCACAAGACCCTAATTTTCGTGGTCGGAGAGTTGTTACCTTCCACAATCAACGTGATTTTATATTCTTCCGTCATCACCG TTACATATTTGAAACCAAAGAAAGCAAACAGCTGGAATCAAAAAGTAAAGATATCAAAGACAATGAGGAATCAAACGCCCAGAAAAAAGCTATTGCCCGGCTTCAG GAATGCGGTCCTCGTTTCACTCTGAAACTAACTAGTCTTCAGCATGGAACCTTCGATACTAAAGACGGTGAATATGAATGGGTTCACAAG CCCGATATGGATACAAGCCGCAGACGATTTTTCTTGTAG